Part of the Oncorhynchus nerka isolate Pitt River unplaced genomic scaffold, Oner_Uvic_2.0 unplaced_scaffold_17___fragment_2___debris, whole genome shotgun sequence genome is shown below.
tatgcttttgaaccatagctaaacaagcatttgtgtaacagtattagtattagtattagcctagcattggattatgcctctatttcagcatgcaacattttccacaaaaaccagaaaagaattcaaataaaatcatttacctttgaagaacttcagatgttttcaatgaggagactctgttagatagcaaatgttccttttttacaaaaaatattatttgtgtcgactaatcgctccgttttgttcatcacgtttgggtaaggaaaaataaataaaaataagtcattaaaatgcgaccttttttccaaattaactccataatattgacagaaacatggcaaaccgatgtttagaatcaatcctcgaggtgtttttcacatatctatcgacgataaaatccatcgtggcagtttactttctcttctgaagaaatggaacgcgcatggacctacagattacgcacacaggacaccgggcgggacaccaggtaaatgtagtctcttatggtcaattttccaatgatatgcctacaaacacgtcacaatgctgcagacacctcggggaatagacagaaagcgcgggctcattcctcattcacagccatataaggagacattggaacacagcgccttcagaatctggggcatttcctgtatgaaacttcatcttggtttcacctgttgcattagttctggggcactcacagataatatctttgcagttttggagacgtcagagttttgtctttccaaggctgtcaattccatgcatagtcgagcatcttttcgtgacaaaatattgcgcttaaaacgggcaggtctttttatccaataatgacacagcgcccccataggttgaagaggttaagaaaGGGTTCTTTGATGATTCTTTGGAAGGGAAGAAGGGTTCTTTGGAAGGGAAGAAGGGTTCTTTGGAAGGGAAGAAGGGTTCTTTGGAAGGGAAGAATGATTCTTTGGAAGGGAAGAAGGATTCTTTGGAAGGGAAGAAGGGTTCTTTGGAAGGGAAGAAGGATTCTTTGGAAGGGAAGAAGGGTTCTTTGGAAGGGAAGAATGGTTCTACGTAGAACTCTTCTGAATCTGAATAAgatttttttattgtattttttgtaTTATTCTTTTTAATAGTGCCTGAGAGTTAGTGTTTACCTCAATGTTTAAACTTTAACATCAGGAGTTTGAGTAATCTGATCAGTTTAAAAAGATAGTATATGGGGAATATTTGTAAATGTATCTGGTATTcccttaatcaaatcaaatcaaatcattttacatatacagtacagacatagTTGATATCTTTGCCAAGATAAACATTTTTCAAATAAGTACTTTCTGTGATTTTATTGAGCAGTGAGTAGGAGAATAGTATGGAGTCTGAGTGAACCAGCAGTGTATTGTATGgtacacagcaaattggccacttggccagtgttacctagtgttgatttttcagtgtaacTTTTATAGTGTTGATTCAGGAATTGAATTAATTCTGTAAAGTGGTGTAAGTGTGATTGTGTCATTTTTACTCAAAACCacgcccatcattatcatatttcccagcataccctattgcaggttgattttcagaattgtttgtttcaaAATCTGTGTTTTTtgcattgattggttgattaattTTATGCTACACAAttataaataacatacatttttctaaactaatccaatctgttagtagtTTCATTACTGAGATGGTTGTTTCAGTTTAGATGATTTAGGTCGTCTCCTTTATCAACCTTCTCTACcgtggcagtcattctgaatgcaggttgcgggTGATTAAAAGTCCCTGCTGTTGGATATCCTCACTCTGGCTAGATTCCAATAGGAATCACACATCACTTtacaagccagcataatgtgacttgaagGCCTGATGTGGTCTGCAAACCAGGAGTTTCAACCACTGTGTTAGGGTATAACTAACTTATGATATATCGAATGTATTGTCATAAAAAAATGCAAATAATGCTGGTAGAACCATTCATGGAGGGTTCTAGGAAGGAACCCTTCAGCGATATAAGGGTTTTTGGTAGAACTGTTCACAGAGTGTTCTAGAATGAACCCTTGAAATATAAAAGGGTTCTTGATAGAACCCTTCATAGAGAGTTCAAGGTAGAACCTTTAGAGAATAAAAAGGTTATTGGCAGAACCCTTTATGGAGGGTTCTAGGAAGAACCCTTCATAGTGGCTtctatgtatactgaacaaaaataatgatccatccacctgacaggtgtggcatatcaaccagatgtgcacctgtgtaatgaagcaaaaatataaacgcaacatgcaacaatttaaaatacttgactgagttacagttaatataaTGAAATTGGTCAactgaaataaatgcattaggccctaatctatgtatttcacatgactgggaatacagatatgcatctgctggtcacagataccttaaaaaaggtaggTGCGTGGATAAAAAAATGTACAGTGTctgatgtgaccaccatttgcctcatgcagcatcacacatctccttcgcatagagttgagcagtgtggaatgttgtcccactcctcttcaatgactgcGTGACGTTGCTGGATATATGCTGGATACATGCGGGAACACTCTGTCgtacacattgatccagagcattccaaacatgctcaatgggtgaaatgtcgggtgagtatgcaggacatggaagaactgggacattttcagcttccaagaattgtctacagatccttgcgacCTGGGGCCGTGccttatcatgctgaaacatgaggtgatggcggcggatgaatggaaCAACAACGGGCCACAGGAtcttgtcatggtatctctgtgcattcaaattgccatcaataaaatgcaattgggtttgttgtccatagcttatgcctgcccataccataaccccaccacccccatgggtcactctgttcacaatgttgacatcagcaaacagctcgcccacacaacgtcatacacgtggtctgcggttgtgaggccagttggacgtactgtcaaattctctaaaacgatgttggaggaggcttatggtagagaaattatataacattttctggcaacagctctggtggacattcctgtagtcaggataccaattgcacactccctcaaaacttgagtaatctgtggcattgggttgtgtgacaaaactgcacattttagagtggccttttattgtccccagtacaaggtgcacctgtgtaatgatcatgctgtttaatcagcttgttgatatggcacacctgtcaggtggatggattatcttggcaaagaaaaaTCCTCCCTAGCAGggatttgtgcacaacatttgagagaaataatcttTTTGTGTTTATAGAAcaattctgggatattttatttcaactcatgaaacattgAACCCTTTACATGGAAcaatttacatgttgcatttattttaTTGTTAAGGGTAGAACCCTCTGCAAAGGGGGGACCTATGGGGACAAACCCGAAGAACCCTATATGATTCtactttttctaagagtgtagacagtctgtagagcatctacagatggactatccaaataaaatgTTACCATCACTTGGATATAGAATGCattcggtaagtattcagacctcttggattttcccacattttgttacattacagccttattctaaaattgattcatgtttttccacatcaatctacacacaataccccataatgactaagtgaAAACAGTTATTTTTGtaagttttgcaaatgtattaaaaaagaaGAAGCTGAAATACctttttaagtattcagaccctttgctatgagactcgaaactgagctcaggtgcagatctggggaagggtaccattgaaggtccccaagaatacagtggcctccatcattcttaaatgaaagaagtttggatccatgccaagagtcacgtctggaggaaacctggccccatccctacggtgaagcatgttggtggcagaaTCAtagtgtggggatgttttttttttacccctttttcgatcttgtctcatcgctgcaactccccaatgggctcgggaggagatggtcgagtcatgcgtcctccaaaacatgacccacctaaccgcacttcttaacacccgcccgcttaaccagccgcaccaatgtgtcagaggaaacactgttcaacaaggagttgctagagcacgatgagacaagtaaagcccccccggccaaaccctcccctaagccGGATGAccctggaccaattgtgcaccgcactatgggactcccgattacaaccagttgtgatacagcccgggatcaaacctgggtctgtcgtgatgcctctagcactgagatgcagtgccttagaccactgcgccacttgggaggcccttgtggggatgttcttcagcggcagggactgggagatcagtcaggatcgaaggaaagatgaacggagcaaagtacagggagatccttcatgaaaacctgcttcagagcactcaggacaccagactggggtgaagattcaccttccaatagaacaacaaccctaagcacacagccaagacaacacaggagtggcttcgggagaagcctctgaatgtccttgagtggcccagccagagcccagacttgaacctgatcgaacatcgctggagagacctgaaaatagctgtgcagcaacacttccCATCTAACCTTACaaagcttgagaagatctgcagagaagaaatgggagaaactccccaaatacaggtatacCAAGCTtgtatcatacccaagaagacttgaggctggaatcgctgccaaaggaacttcaacaaagtactaagtaaagggtctgaatgctatATTTtttctttgctttgtcattgtggagtattgtgtgtagattgatgagaaaaaaaacgacaatttaatcaattttagaataaggctgtaacgtaacaaaatgtggaaaagtcaaggggtctgaatacattccaaaCGCACTGTAAGTTGCAATTCTTGAAGCTTTGTTTTAATTTTCTTTATATCATAGCAACATGTCTTAATAGACCACACACTGACATACGCTTCGGCTTGTGCCTTCCTCAGCGTGTGTGTGGTGGCATGATATGTGTTACCAGAATCAGACCTGTTCTCATAATGCCATGGATCCAGGATTTTTATGtttgtctgttctttcatttgtaGGGAGGAACATCCAGCCAATCATCATTTGTTCAAATGCCAGGTGAGAAAAATCTCTGTGAAAATGATGTAATTATTGATGAGTCCCACTGACCTATCAACTCTCCTAATAGTGTTTGAGGTAAGGGAGGTACAGTATTATAGAAAACAGCTTTTAAATGTCACATTTACAAGCAACGTTCTGAAAAAGTAGAATAAAACCCATTTACTGGTGAAGACTTGTGAAGGCTTGTTTCGATGTTAACAGTAACCACCAGAGCTTTGAATGTGTACTCCGATTATATTGTATGCTTTGTTCTGATAGCTACCTGCTGCCTAGATGGGGCAGCACGTCTCCTAAATGGGATGACAGGTCGCCTAGATGGGGCGGCAGGTCGCCTAGATGGGGCAGCAGGTCTCCTAAATGGGACGACAGGTCGCCTAGATGGGGCGACAGGTTGCCTAGATgcggcggcaggtagcttagcagttagagcattgggtcagtaaccgaaagcttGCTTGTTTGAGTCCCTGAGCCAGCAAGGTGAAGATATCTGCCgttctgtccttgagcaaggGAGTTAAACTCCACACCTGGGGCCGATGacatcgattaaggcagcccccagcacctctctgattcagaggggttgggttaaatgtggaaaatAAATTTCCATTGAATCCATTCAGTTGTGCAATTGACTAAGTATCCCCCTTCCCTACCTGCAGGCTATAAGTAAAGtgttgccatttagcagacacttttatccaaagttaCTTACAGTAGTGTGTGCATACATTTTGGGTGGCCCCAGCCAGAATCGCACCCCACAATCCTgacgttgcaagcaccatgctctaccaaccgaGCCACATAGGACCCCTTGTTACTAATGTTTTCTCCCTGGTTCTCTTTACAACAGGGTCTCACATGATCCCTAGCTACTACGGCATGAGGCGACCTTTCATCTCCGACTCGGACTTCTCTCCCAAGCAGTTCTCGGGCGAGGTCTACTCCTCATCCCTGGGTGGCAAGCCTCTAGGTTGTGACCCATCGGCTATGTCTGGCTACCCGTCCGTCATAGACAGCTACTACCCGGAAACGTTCGGAGACTACCGTAGTGCAGCCTTCACCACTGGAGGGAGCTCCATCTTCCCCAGCTCAGCCCTGTCCACTCTGCTACCACCTTTCTCTGGAGAGTCCCCCCACTTTCTCCTGGTAAGTCAATCTGTCAGTGTTCAGTACTAGTGATGGAATGGAACTGTTGAGCTATGGCTTTACATTATGGGCCAGTTTCTCAAACATGGTTTAAAGTCTAGTCCTGGACTAAGAATTGTTCAAGGCTAGGCTAAATCCAGGAAACGCACCCTATGTGTTATTGTTTTTTATGTGATGTGAGATGGCGCAAAGCATGTAAatagggatgggggatggagcgGATAGGGTACATCCGAATGAGCACACATTTCACACAAGCACGATGGAAAAAATACATCTAATTCCACAGGTGAGAAGTGTGTCTCTATGTTACTGATTTGGGATCAAACCCAGATCTGTGCGCTACAAGGCTTTGTTAGCCCACTGAGATAAAGCCTAGACATTAGCTCAGTGAGCCAACATGTCTTCAGGTCTCCAGCAAGGTAAATCATCACACAAGCATGGTTCCTAACCATCTGTTACACATACATCTTAGGGCATTCTGCAATCGGCAATAACAACAAATAAGAGTAATTTCTCCATCATCTCTATTCTTTTCTCTGGCTGTTGCTCCTACAGAGGGATTCGTGGGAGCAGCCAGTGGCAGACCCAGTGACCCAGGGAGAGGGTTTGTGTGCAGACGGCCTGACCTCTGTTCCAGTCTCCCTGCCCAGCCCCGACCCTCCCGGGAGCCCGTCACAGTACCGCTGCTCCACCCGTAGCTCCTCCATGGCCTCGGCACAGCCCTATGCCCTTCACCCTCTGGACGAAGTACACTACCACACCTCTTACCCTGCTGCCTCCACTTTCACATGTCCTTCCTATATGACTGTCTCCAACGACCTAGCCTCCAAGATGGCCCCTCTAGCTAATGAGGACTCTGACAGTACCCTCGCCACACATAGTGACATGCACTCGTGGGTGAAAGAAGATGGTGGAAGCTCTTGGTCGCCATATGAGATTCGGAGGTCTTATTAAATCCATTTGGAAACATCCTGTCCTTCACAGAAAACCAAAACAATGCAGATGCAAGTGACTCAGCTCCTTGTGGTCCAAATATTGACTTTGTAGACTTTGCTAATCTTTTTATAGAAGTACAAAGTGGAACTTTTACTTATTTGACCCTCCTAAGTCCCCTGGTGACATTATGGTATGTAAGAACTAACTCACTGGGCACAcaatggttgaatcaatgttgtttacacgtcatttcaattaaattatgttgaaccaacttaaaatagacattgaattgacctctgtgcccagtgggaacccTTTGCATGGGCACGTGACAATGGACCAGTTAGGATTCTGTGCCTGTGTTCAAATGTTTGAAATAGatgtgtttttatatagtcaTTATATTAGGAAAACATCATTGTAATTGATATACTGCCATTGCGACAATTGCAATtagcatttatttttttgctgaaggTCGTTTTACTTGAACCTTCTTTACTTTATCGCATCTTGTTGTCAGCTTTAATAACCAAATCAGAGTTTATCCAACTGTATCTACTTCATGTGAGCCTTTACTCTGTGAAGCTTTGGTAATGAATGTGTATGTTTTTTCTcttctgttttttatattttaGGAGCTTGTTGCAATGCATTCATTACTAGTAATAGGCAGCAGTGACAATTCAAAGAAAAGTCTTGAGTATAACGAAAGACAATCAGAGATGACCATCTACAGGATTCTTCAAGAAGTGAGTGGGAATCTATACCTGAATATTTTACATTCAGAGACAATGCAAGGAACGGAATTGGTCAATAGATGCAAGTGATTTATCATACTCACAGTTCCTGTGTTTTGCTTTACATTTCAAGAAATAAACAACATAGATAATGTTTTGGGCAGTAGAATGTGTATTATAAATCCAATATAATAAAAGAGACTGCAATAAATGCATGAAAATTGAACATATTTTTTGCTAAAATTACACATGAAAAAAAAAACGATTTTGTCTCTACATTCAATTAAGACGGGAGAGCCCACTTACGTATATCCTACTCTAGATGGCGCAGTTGTTTCATGTTACCTCTTCCTCTTACCGTACCAGCGTAATGTGTGGGGAGGAAATTGCAACCCCAgaaataaaacattaaaacattGTAACGTTAGATATTATATCAGAACACTAGCATAATATTCTTGGCAGTTACGATAATGGGCCTAGGTCCTACTTTATGGAAGGTGAGAAGTTGGTCAAGACACCAACTCAACTACCCAGTGGAGATGGGCTTTGAACCGACATGATAGGATCATTGCAGAGGCCCCTACCAGTATAAATCAGGAAAGGCAATAGATTGTATTGGGCATATAGTGTGTGTATTTTCTCAATATATGAATGATGATAATGATATATGATACCCCAAAACGGAAAGCTAAGCTATTTTTAATTCAAACTAGGTATATGTTTGTGTTTATTGTTTTCTATGTTTGTAAATTGTTATTCAAATGTAGGCTAACAATGGCAATGGAAGAACACTTCTAGGAAACAGTTTTCTCTAAGGCAATGTGCTCATGTTTTCTTAAAATATTTGAGTGAAAATTGCCTTCTGATAACATGTTGTTTGTTCATATCATATGTATTAAGATGTAAACTCTTATACATAAAAACAGGCATGGACAGTAACCCTATTCCAATAAGTCTATAAATTGAAAATACTTTGCCGACATCTAAGTAGGCCCAGGATACACAAGTAGAGCAATCAAGGAGTCTCCTCATTGAATTCAAATTGTATCATATGTAAACAGAGTTTTTGCATTGAAACTCATTTGTAAAAAGCTTTCTGGATTCGAATGATGCTAGGCTACTTTATAGATCGTCTATAGACACTTTATATTTTATAGGCTATATATAAAGTAGCCTAGCCCTGGGATGTCAAATCAGGTTTCACATGTGAATGACTGAAACATTCAGTCTTTATGGTTATATGAATAATGAATATAATGAACGTAACTAAACTAAATAATGCTAAAACCACTGTAATATAATTGGTAACACATGGGTGATGTGAGCTCCGGGGATGGGGAGCATGCGCTTGCTGAAGGAGCAATGGAGTCAGTGATGGCAGAAATGGCTGCTACCATATGCCACGCCCACAGCCGAGACATTTAATATTTTGTTGTTTAAAATAAGACAAAAAATGTATGGTCATAACGTGTTGATGTGCTTCTCCTTCCTGAAATACATATGATCTGCGATGTGTAATGGTTGGTGATGTTTAGATAGAGCATCTTACCGTTACTTTCCtgtagggcctcattatgaaggGGGACTGATGGCCAGATGGGCAAAAGATGGATAAAATGTTTAAAATATCAACTTCTTTTCGGTTTGGGTATAAAATAGTGCTGTATTCTATTAAATGGAATGTTATTTTAAGTGCATATATATTGATTTATACTGAA
Proteins encoded:
- the si:ch211-213d14.1 gene encoding POU class 2 homeobox associating-factor 2 produces the protein METEYSKRVYQGVRVKHTVKDLLAEKRQNQTNGPRYSGGTSSQSSFVQMPGSHMIPSYYGMRRPFISDSDFSPKQFSGEVYSSSLGGKPLGCDPSAMSGYPSVIDSYYPETFGDYRSAAFTTGGSSIFPSSALSTLLPPFSGESPHFLLRDSWEQPVADPVTQGEGLCADGLTSVPVSLPSPDPPGSPSQYRCSTRSSSMASAQPYALHPLDEVHYHTSYPAASTFTCPSYMTVSNDLASKMAPLANEDSDSTLATHSDMHSWVKEDGGSSWSPYEIRRSY